The Myxococcales bacterium nucleotide sequence CGAGCCTTGGCATCGTCGTTGAGACTCACTGCCGAAGGCACCACAAGATAACAGTACGCTCGCTCTTTTGAACGCCCCACGCGCCCCCTGAGTTGGTAGAGTTGGCTCAATCCCAACAGCTCCGCCCCATCAATGATTATGGTATTTGCGCGCGGTATGTCCAAGCCGCTCTCTACGATGGCCGTCGAACAGAGAATGTCGTATTCGCCGTCGACGAAATCCGTCATGATCGTTTCCAGCAGGGCATCTTTCATTTGTGCGTGAGCGACCGCTACGCGGGCTTCCGGCACCAAGTCTTGAATCCGTTGCGCGCGTTCGTACAGCCCCTCAACGCGGTTGTACACAAAGAACGTCTGCCCACCACGCGCAAGTTCCCGACGAATGGCTTCGCGAAGCACGTGTTCGTCAAAGCGTGTGATAAAAGTTCGCACCGCGCGCCGATCCACAGGCGGCGTGGTGATAAGGGACAGATCACGAAGGCCGCCAATGGCCATCTGCAGGGTGCGAGGAATGGGAGTCGCGGTGAGCGTGAGCACATCAACATCAGACCGCAATTGCTTGATTCGTTCTTTGTGCGTCACGCCGAACCTTTGCTCTTCATCCACAATCAGCAGACCCAGATTGTGGAAGTGAACGTCCTTCGACAAGATACGATGGGTGCCCACAACTATGTCACAGCTGCCGTTTTTGATGCGCGCGAGGATCTCCGCGTGCCGCGTTTTGGGCACAAAGCGGGAAAGAACCTCTATGCTTAGGGGATAGTCTCGGAGCCGCTCCACAAACGTGCGATAATGCTGCTGGGCTAGTACCGTGGTGGGGCACAGCAGGGCTACCTGGCGGCCCGCCAAGGCTATCCGAAATGCCGCCCTCAGAGCGACCTCGGTCTTGCCGAAACCCACGTCACCACAGATCACGCGATCCATGGGCGCGGGTTTTTCCAAATCGCTAAGGACTTCGTGAATGGCCCGCGACTGATCCGACGTTTCCTCGAATGGGAAAGCCGCTTCGAACGCTTCGAACGAGGGATCGGGAGGGGAGAGAGACTTTTTCTCGCGTGTGCTTCTTTGCGCATAAAGTGCGAGCAGATGGTCGGCAAGCTGCCGGACAGCTTGCCGCACCTTTGCTTTGGTGCGTGAAAAAGACTGGCCTCCAAGGCGATCAAGAGAAGGTGAGTGACCCTCTTTACTCGAAAACTTTTGAATCTGATTGAGGCGCGTAATAGGCAGATATAATTTCGCGCCCTGAGCGTACTCGACCACTAACACCTCGAGGCTGACGGGCGTGACGCCCCGAAGCTGGTCCATTTTGCTAACAGGTAGCTCTGTCTTTTCCAACCCGAGATATCTGCCAATACCGTGTTCGGGGTGAACAATGTAATCTCCGACGCGAAGCGAACGCAAGTCTCGGACAAACGGGTGTTTCGCTAGCCCCTTGGGACGTTTTGGTTGATGTCGGCGGGAACCGAATATTTCCTCTTCTGTGAGACAGACCAGGGCTTCCGTAGGGCACGTGAATCCGTCGGATAGCTCGCCCACGTGTAGCGTGAGTTCCTCAGGCTTGCTGCTGCGGATGGTATCGAGGGGCGAGGCCTCATAGCTACGCCGGGTAGAGACGCCGTGCGCCTCAAGGAGGTGATATAAACGGTCGGCTTGTGCGGAAGTTCGGCTCGTGAGCAAAATGCGAAAGCCCTGTGCCCTCCAGCCGGAAATCTCTTTCATCAGCGGAATGAGAACGTCGTGTTGACGTCCCGATTGGCGATGGGCGCCAAGCGTCGCCCTCAGCTGCCGATGGTCAGAGCAACCAAAGCGCATCACGTCTTCTGATGAGGCAAAAAACCCCTCCGGCGCGTTCTCTTTCCCGGCAAGTACGATATCGTGAATGAGTATGGGAGAGCGGGCTTCGAGGAGATCAAGGGCAGCAGCTTTTGGGAGAAAAAGATCCTCGAAATCATACACGGGCTGCTGATTCTCTATTTTGTATTGGCGATCTTGGCGCGCGCGGGACTCTTCTTTCTCCAGGGCGTGGAGGATGCCAGTCGGATTAAATACCATTATCCGACAATCAGCCGGCAAAAAATCTAAACACGTCGAGAGTGGGCGATGATAAGCGGGAAGAAAGCCTTCCATGCCTGGAAAACCCCGACCGCTTTGTACAGTATCGAGAATCTGGCGTGTTTGGCTGGTTGGAAGGTTGATCTGATCGCATTGGTGCCTAAGCGACTCTACCGCCCTCGCCAAGGACTTCTCGTCAGCGATCATTTCTCGCACAGGAATGATGCGTGCATGATCAAGGGCCCCCAGGCTCCGTTGACTTTCAGGATCGAAATGCTTGAGCGATATTACTAAGTAGTCGTCCAGTTCTATGCGCACAGGGTATGCATACACGGGCGAAAAAACGTCGATGATGGCACCCCGGGCGCTATAGGTTCCCCTATCTTCCACGACCGGCACCCGTGTGTATCCGGTTTCGTTGAGGAGCGCGAGCAATGCCTCCCGGTCCAGTGCGTCTTCGTGAATGACAGTGTAAGACTTCTCTAGAAACACCTCTTTCGGAGGCGTCTTCCGTAAGAAGGCGGCAGCGGGCAATACCAAGTGTCGCCAAGGACGATTTTCCGTGAGCATGGCGAGAATGCTGAGGCGCTGCATTGCTGCATGCCGATCAGAGACCAAATCCACGAACGGTGTGATCTCGTGCGCCGGAAAACGCGCTACATGTTGGGCGGCTATTGGCTGTTCCGCGAAGAATCGAAGATCGTGCTGACACTGAATGGCAGTCGCTTCGTCCGGCACCAGCCACACCCAGCGGTCCTTTGTTTGGCTCAACACACAGGCCGCCGCACCCAATGGAAGCTCCGCGAGATCGAGACGGCGGGAAGCTGTATCGATTATATCCAATGCGTCCGAAAAACGCATGGCACCGGAAGCCAGCGCGCGCTCCAAATCCATGCCCGGCATCCCTGTGGTATCCACCAGTGCCAAAGATTCATTCTCCGCTGCCATGGGGTGTTCGCATGTACCCCATGACAACTCGGCTCGCAAGTCGATACGGTGTCTAGAGGCGCTTGACTACGAAGGCCTCCCGGCGGAGCTGTTGCAGCAAAATGCGTTCCTGTTTGGCCATGGTTTCCTCTAACAACGCCCGATAAAGCTGCTCACGCATTGCTGTATACGAAAGGGAACCGCTGCGCTCTTTCTCCTGCAGTAAAAAGATATGATAGCCGCCCCGACCAAGTATGGGCTGGCTGATGTCTTCGGGCTCCATCGCAAAGAGGGCTTCGCTCACCTCCTTTGAAAGGTCCTGCTGATCGATCCATTCGAGATCTTGCCCATGGTATTCGGAAAAAAAGTCTGCGAAATTATCGGCGGTTAATCGGTTTCGCACCGCAGAGGCCTCGCGCAATATCTCCTTCGCTTGTGCTTCGTCGGCACCCTCTGGAATGGGGAAGAACAGGTGCGACAGCCGAAATCGAAACTGTTGGCCACGTTCTTCGATCTCTTGCTCGTATCGTCTTTGGATATCTTCTTCGGAAATTCGTACCCGCCCGCGCAATCGCTGATTGATGACTTTCAGTCGCAACAGCTGTCGACGCACATCGGAACGATATTGCGATCGCTCCATGCCTTGCTGATCGACAGCCAGCCAAAAGTCGTTTTCGGTGAGGTTACTTTGCTGCCTCACGTTGTCGATAGCGCGGTCAACATCGGCATCAGAAATTTCAATTTGCATCTCTGCGGCAAGCTCTTCGATGAGCATTTCGCTGATCATGTGGTCGAGGACCTGGCTGTATATCCGCTCCATGAGTTCGCGGCGTTGGTCATCTGTGGGCGCGTCGAACGCCTGTTTCATGAAGGGGAGGGCCCGAACGCGAACCTCCGAAAGGAAAACAGGTTTTTCGTTGACAACGGCAACAACTCGTTCAAGCACCTCGGCGCGAGCCGAAAAAGCGAACGCCCAGAGACAAAATGTGAACAAACTAAATCGCTTCATGATCAATCCGCACGTCTTTAAGCCGTTCGAGGTCTTCTTTAATGTTTGCCTGCTGGCGAAGCTTTTTGAGGAGATTTTCTATCATCTCGGCGCGTCGCTGTTTGAGAAGTAGGTTCTGAATCGGTCTACGGACCTCCTGTAAACTTCTTTGAAGTGCTTCGCGCTTTGCGGTGAGGCGTATGATGTGATAGCCATCCGTGCTCTCAACTGGTTGGGGGTAGATATCCCCTAAGCGCGTGAGCTTAAAAGCCGCCCGCGCTACGGCCTCCGGCACCCGAGGTTCCGATCCCGTGCGCTCGTTGGGTCGCGAGATGAAGGTGAGGTCGCCACCTCTTGTACGGGTTGCTTCATCGATTGAGTGCTCTAAAGCCATGCGACCAAAATACTCGTCGTCGTTCTTATGCTTGTTGACGGCGTCGAGCAAACGGGCAGCGGCGCTTTTTTCTGCCACTACGATGTGACTGATCCTTATCTGCTCTGGCTTATGGTATTCGCCAGAGTGGGCCTGGTAATAAGCCTCTATAGCCCTGTCGCTCACGCTTTCAAGACGCAACTTAGAGTCGATGGTTTCCTCTAAGAACTGGTCAATCATAAATTGGGTTTCGGCTCGCGCCACTTCGGGGTCGCGATTGTACCCGCGCTTCTTTGCTTCCAACGCGAGCATCTCAAAGCGCACCATGTTTTCCAAAAGTTCGCGCCTTCGTTCGGGGCTGCGGTACTGGTTGCGGAGGTAGGGCGAAAGCTCGGCGAGTCGCCGCGAAAAATCGCCCGCCGTGATTGTCTGGTCTCCAATGCGCGCCAACACCTGTTTGGCGCCCTCGTCACCCACCCCATCCCTACGCATACGCTTAGAGGCGGATTTGCATGTCGAGGCCGCAGTGACGCACATGAGGCACGCGACCACCATCGTCAGACGAACTCCTAATGCCCGCATCACCCTTCCGCGTGCCCAATTTAACGCCTGACGCGACATTGTGGGCCGAGCATAGAGCAACGGTTATTGCAACGCAATCGTCCCACTGGTGCGTTTCAGCGTTTCTTTTTCCGCCTCGGGCGGTGCGGACTCCGCGATGGCTCTGAGGGAATCTCGCCCTTGGGCAATCCATTGAGAGACGGCGCTGTCACGGATGGCTCCGAAGTGCTCGCGGACGGTTTGAGCCGCACCGGGCCGATAGGGCCGTTGTAGCCTGCAGGGATCTCTATTTCCAACGGCTCATAACCATCTTTGGAAAAACGAAGTTGCACGGCGGTTCCTTTCTTGGGCACCGTGGTGGTGGGCGTGACCTCTTTAAGTGTGGCGCCATTGACGGTAACACTTGCCCCGCTCGGTTCAGATGACAGATAAAGCAAGCGACCCGTTGATGCGCCGATGGAAGGCGAGAGTGCGCTACTCGGCATCTGCGTGGGGCGAGCGACAGGCAGTGCGGATGAAGGCGACGTTTCTTTACTTCTTGAGGACGACCACGATGCGAGGGCGGCAAGAGAGCCGATTCCAAAGAGGACGGCGCCAAGAGATAGCGCCATCCGGGTGCTTCGACGCCGAATGGAAATCTGCTGCGTGTCGGGTGCGGACCAATCCACGTCGTTCACGACCGCAGTTTTGCCATCGAAGCTCGCGCCTGCCACCATCGTCTGGGCTTCATCCCAGCTCGAAACTGAAGCCTCATGAGGTGTGCCGACCGAAGCATGCGCCGCCAAGTTCTGAGCCGCGATGCGTTGGGTGCGATCGTGAATTGCGTCGGTGGCCTCAAGGAGATGGGGCTTGGGTGGAGTGAGGCTCGTCCCGTGTAAAGACCCAGAAGGCGCGAGTTCGAAGGGGGCGTGTGTTGAGTCGCTAAGAGATTTGACAGGGGAGGGTCCATCTGAGTCCTGCACCAGTTTCCGGACTAGTTCGGAGATGTCTGCCATGGAATTCACTGCTCCTAGTCGCAGTTGCTCTTCGGCCAGCAAGCCCACCAAGACGTGCATGTCTTCGGGGCGTCCCTCGGGATGCGGGGCGAGACATCGGGTGATCAGCTTATCCAACGATTTGGGAATGCGCGATGACGCTTGTCTGGGGCGCACGTATCTTGCATTGAGAATCCGTTCCAACAGGTTGGGCTCCTCACTGATATCAAATGGGTGAACGCCGACACACATCTCGTAAAGGATTACTCCCATGGCGAACACATCGACTCGGTGATCTACGGGCGTCCCCCGAGCCAACTGTTCTGGCGCAATATAGCCGTAGGTGCCTTTGATAACCCCGGTACGGGTTTCGTAAACTTTGGATGCGGCCTTCGCGATACCGAAGTCAATCAGTTTAACAGCGCCATCGTAGCTGACAATGATGTTAGCCGGCTTGAGATCGCGATGCACAATGCGCAGCGGTCGCCCGAGCTCATCTCTTCGGGTATGCACATATGCCAAGGCTTCCGCGATTCCGATTCCGACACTGAGAGCAATGCCCAACGGAAAACCATCAGGGCCACGCTTCGACGCGGCATGCAGCAGCGTGTTCAGCGTGGGTCCGCGCACATATTCCATCACGAGATGATAAGACTCTTCCATCTGCCCGAGATCGAACACTTGCGCGATGTTCGGATGAGACAGAGCTGCCATGAGTCGAGCTTCATCGAGAAACATGGTTCGAAACTCTTCGTCCTTGCTGAGGCTCTGACGGATACGCTTAATCACCACGCGGCGTTCCAAGCCTTCAATGCCGGTGTGTTTGGCCAGGAAAACTTCGGACATTCCGCCTACCGCGATTCTTCGGATAATATGATAAGGTCCGAAGTTCATTGCTGAGTTCGGGCTTTTCGCGGGCATGCAACTAGTGTACCACGCCTTCCATTCTTTTCTGGGTTTTTGCAGTCGCGGGCAGCCGTCCTCGGGCGCAATCTGACAGGGGAATCCTAGAGATAAATGGGCAAACAGGAAACAAACAAGGAGTTGCACGATGGCTCCCATGTGGGAGAACGTGAGGGCGCTCCCTTCATGGAGAACGCGAGCATCGATCATGATCCGCTTGAAGAGGAGGCAACCCATGTCGAGATGGAGAGTATGTTGGCCGAGCAGTCCACCAGTATCCTCGACGGCATCCCTCCTCCTCCGAGGTTGGAGGTAGAGCAAGGACGCGATAGAGGGAAGACTTACGTGCTCAACCCCGGGGAGACGAGCCTGGGGCGAGGGATCGACAACGAGATCATACTAAGCGATGTTACTGTCTCTCGAAAACACTTAAAAATCTTGAATCGCGATGGCGTTCTCACCCTTTACGATTTGGGGAGCGGCAATGGAACCATGGTGAATGGAAAAGCGGTCTTTGAAGTGTCGCTCAACTGCGATGACCGCATCCGAATTGGAGAAACAACCCTGTGTGTGATGGACGGGGAGGCGCAGTCGAGATTCTCGCAACCGAAGGATGCGGAAATTGTAGCGGCTCAAATGGCGACAGTGCCACCCGTGGTATACGGTGCCGACAGCGACGACGTCGCTGACAAAAGCAAACATTCAGTGGTCGTGCCCCGCAGTTGGCTTATCAGTATCATGGTGCTTGGAGGGCTCGTTCTTTTATCCCTGTCGGTAACGGTGGTGTCGTTATGGTTGGTCCAACGCGACAGCCGCACAACGGCAGGCAAGACGTCCGCCAGCCCGGTCTCCAACTTACTCGATCGGGCGGAGGTTGCCCTTCGCGAAGGCCGGTGGGAGGAGGCAGAGAAACACATAAGCTTCGTGCTCTTGCGCAGTCCCGAGGACCGACGTGCGGTCATGTTAATGCAAAAAGTACGGGACGCGCGGAGTAAATCGCACGATTAGAGCGCGGTTAGATTATTCCTATGGCGTCTGTGAGGATCCAGCCTTTGCGTCCGTCGGCAAAGGTCACGCGATAATAGGTGCCATGTCGCTTTAAGATAAGAGCCCGCTCGCCTTCGAAGGCATGGCCTTTCTCGGTTCCATCGGCCCTAGGCTGCACTTGAATCCGCGCCCGATCTAGGAGAACCACAGCATCTTCGCTTGCCGCGACGATGCCTGTTTTGGCTAACAAGAGGAAACCTGCAAGGAACAGTCCCACGCCCGTGACGCCGCTTCCCACCCCTGCCACAAGTCGCCAGGTTTCTTTCCGAAGTAGCACCCGCGCCGTGAGAAATGCGAA carries:
- the mfd gene encoding transcription-repair coupling factor; the protein is MAAENESLALVDTTGMPGMDLERALASGAMRFSDALDIIDTASRRLDLAELPLGAAACVLSQTKDRWVWLVPDEATAIQCQHDLRFFAEQPIAAQHVARFPAHEITPFVDLVSDRHAAMQRLSILAMLTENRPWRHLVLPAAAFLRKTPPKEVFLEKSYTVIHEDALDREALLALLNETGYTRVPVVEDRGTYSARGAIIDVFSPVYAYPVRIELDDYLVISLKHFDPESQRSLGALDHARIIPVREMIADEKSLARAVESLRHQCDQINLPTSQTRQILDTVQSGRGFPGMEGFLPAYHRPLSTCLDFLPADCRIMVFNPTGILHALEKEESRARQDRQYKIENQQPVYDFEDLFLPKAAALDLLEARSPILIHDIVLAGKENAPEGFFASSEDVMRFGCSDHRQLRATLGAHRQSGRQHDVLIPLMKEISGWRAQGFRILLTSRTSAQADRLYHLLEAHGVSTRRSYEASPLDTIRSSKPEELTLHVGELSDGFTCPTEALVCLTEEEIFGSRRHQPKRPKGLAKHPFVRDLRSLRVGDYIVHPEHGIGRYLGLEKTELPVSKMDQLRGVTPVSLEVLVVEYAQGAKLYLPITRLNQIQKFSSKEGHSPSLDRLGGQSFSRTKAKVRQAVRQLADHLLALYAQRSTREKKSLSPPDPSFEAFEAAFPFEETSDQSRAIHEVLSDLEKPAPMDRVICGDVGFGKTEVALRAAFRIALAGRQVALLCPTTVLAQQHYRTFVERLRDYPLSIEVLSRFVPKTRHAEILARIKNGSCDIVVGTHRILSKDVHFHNLGLLIVDEEQRFGVTHKERIKQLRSDVDVLTLTATPIPRTLQMAIGGLRDLSLITTPPVDRRAVRTFITRFDEHVLREAIRRELARGGQTFFVYNRVEGLYERAQRIQDLVPEARVAVAHAQMKDALLETIMTDFVDGEYDILCSTAIVESGLDIPRANTIIIDGAELLGLSQLYQLRGRVGRSKERAYCYLVVPSAVSLNDDAKARIEALERLSYLGAGFHIASLDMDQRGAGDLLGSEQSGHVAAVGFDLFVSMLEEAVAQLRGQPVIRHIDPELTLDIEQRIPDDYIEDIGVRLSFYQRLAAAQDEDAIIDIANEMEERFGPPPKLAQDCIRVMSLKPKLRALKALGLEATRRRVTLHLSQDTPLDAKKVTALVGEVASDWAITPDMKLTRRIDVEDGLPRHTLTQVEDTLRILNAMLPAAA
- a CDS encoding SurA N-terminal domain-containing protein yields the protein MKRFSLFTFCLWAFAFSARAEVLERVVAVVNEKPVFLSEVRVRALPFMKQAFDAPTDDQRRELMERIYSQVLDHMISEMLIEELAAEMQIEISDADVDRAIDNVRQQSNLTENDFWLAVDQQGMERSQYRSDVRRQLLRLKVINQRLRGRVRISEEDIQRRYEQEIEERGQQFRFRLSHLFFPIPEGADEAQAKEILREASAVRNRLTADNFADFFSEYHGQDLEWIDQQDLSKEVSEALFAMEPEDISQPILGRGGYHIFLLQEKERSGSLSYTAMREQLYRALLEETMAKQERILLQQLRREAFVVKRL
- a CDS encoding peptidyl-prolyl cis-trans isomerase, with the protein product MRRDGVGDEGAKQVLARIGDQTITAGDFSRRLAELSPYLRNQYRSPERRRELLENMVRFEMLALEAKKRGYNRDPEVARAETQFMIDQFLEETIDSKLRLESVSDRAIEAYYQAHSGEYHKPEQIRISHIVVAEKSAAARLLDAVNKHKNDDEYFGRMALEHSIDEATRTRGGDLTFISRPNERTGSEPRVPEAVARAAFKLTRLGDIYPQPVESTDGYHIIRLTAKREALQRSLQEVRRPIQNLLLKQRRAEMIENLLKKLRQQANIKEDLERLKDVRIDHEAI
- a CDS encoding protein kinase; its protein translation is MPAKSPNSAMNFGPYHIIRRIAVGGMSEVFLAKHTGIEGLERRVVIKRIRQSLSKDEEFRTMFLDEARLMAALSHPNIAQVFDLGQMEESYHLVMEYVRGPTLNTLLHAASKRGPDGFPLGIALSVGIGIAEALAYVHTRRDELGRPLRIVHRDLKPANIIVSYDGAVKLIDFGIAKAASKVYETRTGVIKGTYGYIAPEQLARGTPVDHRVDVFAMGVILYEMCVGVHPFDISEEPNLLERILNARYVRPRQASSRIPKSLDKLITRCLAPHPEGRPEDMHVLVGLLAEEQLRLGAVNSMADISELVRKLVQDSDGPSPVKSLSDSTHAPFELAPSGSLHGTSLTPPKPHLLEATDAIHDRTQRIAAQNLAAHASVGTPHEASVSSWDEAQTMVAGASFDGKTAVVNDVDWSAPDTQQISIRRRSTRMALSLGAVLFGIGSLAALASWSSSRSKETSPSSALPVARPTQMPSSALSPSIGASTGRLLYLSSEPSGASVTVNGATLKEVTPTTTVPKKGTAVQLRFSKDGYEPLEIEIPAGYNGPIGPVRLKPSASTSEPSVTAPSLNGLPKGEIPSEPSRSPHRPRRKKKR
- a CDS encoding FHA domain-containing protein, translated to MGKQETNKELHDGSHVGEREGAPFMENASIDHDPLEEEATHVEMESMLAEQSTSILDGIPPPPRLEVEQGRDRGKTYVLNPGETSLGRGIDNEIILSDVTVSRKHLKILNRDGVLTLYDLGSGNGTMVNGKAVFEVSLNCDDRIRIGETTLCVMDGEAQSRFSQPKDAEIVAAQMATVPPVVYGADSDDVADKSKHSVVVPRSWLISIMVLGGLVLLSLSVTVVSLWLVQRDSRTTAGKTSASPVSNLLDRAEVALREGRWEEAEKHISFVLLRSPEDRRAVMLMQKVRDARSKSHD